One window of Hoplias malabaricus isolate fHopMal1 chromosome 16, fHopMal1.hap1, whole genome shotgun sequence genomic DNA carries:
- the tssk6 gene encoding testis-specific serine/threonine-protein kinase 6, with product MADEHTLNKLGYELGATIGEGSYSKVKLAISSKHSKQVAIKIIDRNNSPHQVVSKFLPREMDILRVVKHAHIIHVYEVIEASNGPVYIVMEAASMDLLDKIKELNCIPSEQARTWFSQILSAVDFLHQKDIVHRDLKCENVLLTAEHKVKLTDLGFACFSKGHPELRTTYCGSAAYAAPEVLRGVPYDAKKSDVWSLGVILYVMVAGGMPFDDTDVSKLPQLQRGVLVYPAAITMEEPCRALISYMLQYNPSSRPSVSDVAQQPWLQQQRQEP from the coding sequence ATGGCTGACGAACACACTCTAAATAAACTGGGTTACGAGCTTGGCGCCACCATCGGTGAAGGAAGCTACTCCAAGGTCAAGTTGGCCATCTCCAGCAAGCATTCCAAACAAGTAGCTATCAAAATAATTGACCGCAATAACTCTCCCCATCAAGTCGTCTCCAAGTTTCTGCCACGGGAAATGGACATTTTAAGAGTAGTGAAGCACGCCCACATCATTCATGTTTACGAAGTCATTGAAGCGAGCAACGGACCAGTGTACATCGTGATGGAGGCTGCCAGCATGGACCTCCTGGACAAGATCAAAGAGCTCAACTGCATCCCCAGTGAACAGGCCAGAACCTGGTTCTCTCAGATCCTCAGTGCCGTGGACTTCTTGCACCAGAAGGACATCGTTCATCGAGACCTGAAATGCGAAAACGTGCTCCTGACGGCTGAACATAAAGTCAAGCTGACGGACCTCGGTTTCGCATGCTTTTCAAAAGGTCACCCTGAACTGAGAACAACGTACTGTGGCTCGGCTGCCTACGCTGCACCCGAAGTGCTCAGGGGCGTGCCGTATGATGCTAAGAAGTCTGATGTGTGGAGCCTGGGCGTTATCCTTTACGTCATGGTCGCTGGTGGCATGCCCTTTGACGACACCGACGTCAGCAaactcccacagctccagcgCGGGGTCCTGGTATATCCTGCTGCCATAACAATGGAGGAGCCCTGTCGCGCCCTCATCTCTTATATGCTGCAGTATAATCCCTCCAGCAGGCCTTCAGTGAGTGACGTGGCACAGCAGCCTTGGCTACAGCAGCAGAGGCAAGAACCCTAA